The genomic segment CGGGTGCGGCGGGCGGGGGCGGCGGTCCGCCCATCTCCACGGCCTCCGCCCGGCCGTGCCGAGGTGGAACGGCCAGCTGCAGCACGTCCGCGAGGCTCCCCGCATACCGGTCCGCCACGGCCCGCGCCAGCCCCAACAGCTCGGGGCCCAGCACCGGCTCCGGCGACACCACCTGCGCGAGCGCGGCCAACGGTCCCGCGTAGTCCGACTCCGCGACCCGCTCGACGAGAAACCCGTCGATCAGTGAGCCGCCCTCTCGCCGCCCGTTCCTGACATTCCGCCCCCCGGCCCCGAACCGCACCCGCACCCGCACCCCGGGCTGGGCGACGGCGTCCAGCTCCTCCGGCACCGCGTAGTCGAAGTACCGGTCGAGATGCAGCACACCCTTGTCGACCAGCACCCGAGCGACCGGCAGCTCCTTCGCCAGCGCCGCCCCCCGCCAGGTCCGCGGCTTGGCCCGCGGCACCTTGGCCTTCCGCACGGCCTCCCGGACGAGCGCGAGCTGCTCCGGCTCCGCGTCACCCGGCGCGCCGCCGCCCCTCGTCCCGTCCTCGCTGCTCACGCTTGCATTCTTACCAAACCCCGCTGACAACCGACGCCGCCCGAGATCGCAGCGGACTCCGCGGGCACCTCGTGGGCAGTCGGCCGTCCGACAGCCGGAGAGCCGATGAACGCGGCGAGGCCCGGCGCCCCCGAAAGGGACACCGGGCCTCGCCGGAGAACCGAAGTGCCGTGGGCCTTACAGCCCCGCGGCCTTGCGCAGCGCCTCGACCCGGTCCGTGCGCTCCCAGGTGAACTCGGGGAGCTCGCGGCCGAAGTGACCGTACGCGGCGGTCTGGCCGTAGATCGGACGGAGCAGGTCGAGGTCGCGGATGATGGCGGCCGGGCGGAGGTCGAAGACCTCGTCGATGGCCTTCTCGATCCGGTCGGTGTCGACCTTGGCCGTACCGAAGGTCTCGACGAAGAGACCGACCGGCTCGGCCTTGCCGATCGCGTACGCCACCTGGACCTCGCAGCGCGAGGCGAGGCCGGCCGCGACGACGTTCTTGGCGACCCAGCGCATCGCGTAGGCGGCGGAGCGGTCGACCTTGGAGGGGTCCTTGCCGGAGAAGGCGCCGCCGCCGTGGCGGGCCATGCCGCCGTAGGTGTCGATGATGATCTTGCGGCCGGTCAGGCCGGCGTCGCCCATCGGGCCGCCGATCTCGAAGCGTCCGGTCGGGTTGACCAGCAGGCGGTAGCCCTCGGTGTCCAGCTTGATGCCGTCGTCCAGCAGGGCCTTCAGCTCCGGCTCCACCACGAACTCGCGGATGTCGGGGGCGAGGAGGGACTCCAGGTCGATGTCGCTCGCGTGCTGCGAGGAGACGACGACCGTGTCCAGACGGACCGCCTTGTCGCCGTCGTACTCGATGGTGACCTGGGTCTTTCCGTCGGGACGGAGGTAGGGGATCGTGCCGTTCTTGCGGACCTCGGA from the Streptomyces sp. NBC_00310 genome contains:
- the metK gene encoding methionine adenosyltransferase; translated protein: MSRRLFTSESVTEGHPDKIADQISDAILDALLREDPTSRVAVETLITTGLVHVAGEVTTKAYAPIAQLVRDTILDIGYDSSKKGFDGASCGVSVSIGAQSPDIAQGVDTAYENRVEGDEDELDRQGAGDQGLMFGYASDETPTLMPLPIFLAHRLSKRLSEVRKNGTIPYLRPDGKTQVTIEYDGDKAVRLDTVVVSSQHASDIDLESLLAPDIREFVVEPELKALLDDGIKLDTEGYRLLVNPTGRFEIGGPMGDAGLTGRKIIIDTYGGMARHGGGAFSGKDPSKVDRSAAYAMRWVAKNVVAAGLASRCEVQVAYAIGKAEPVGLFVETFGTAKVDTDRIEKAIDEVFDLRPAAIIRDLDLLRPIYGQTAAYGHFGRELPEFTWERTDRVEALRKAAGL